In Macrobrachium rosenbergii isolate ZJJX-2024 chromosome 4, ASM4041242v1, whole genome shotgun sequence, one genomic interval encodes:
- the LOC136835591 gene encoding uncharacterized protein, with translation MTALSRKFVVVATLDKALSQASRGYMLRVLGGVNPAIPPSADLVIGSTKDAAYKLRYETRWKGSIALQDFSENSRGEAGISEMKRLAEWVILDELDTNASSQVFRNKAALALENGFKVIMRLGEISNTNMEDNEVDLLNKIHLFKDFIKTYPNHIAIALETSSSSAKEKSVLLKETRETLAKIRLWLRQNINQNTAEQIQLLVSIPEKTEDLSAFAQLQDLDGLFARGISSPFEVIKLVSASKYWTKQLWKKYLSIKRSTALISNVRHKHFKSKVFTQCRCPKRYISML, from the exons ATGACAGCGCTCTCGAGAAAATTTGTGGTGGTGGCCACCTTAGACAAAGCGCTGAGCCAAGCGAGTAGGGGCTATATGTTACGGGTCCTGGGAGGCGTTAATCCAGCGATTCCTCCCAGTGCAG ATCTTGTCATTGGAAGCACAAAAGACGCTGCTTACAAACTTCGTTACGAAACTCGCTGGAAAGGAAGCATCGCATTACAAGATTTCTCAGAG AATTCTCGAGGTGAGGCAGgaatttctgaaatgaagagGTTGGCCGAATGGGTCATCCTAGATGAATTAGATACTAACGCTTCTTCGCAGGTTTTCAGGAATAAAGCTGCTCTTGCACTCGAAAATGGATTTAAG GTAATTATGCGTCTCGGAGAAATATCAAATACGAACATGGAGGATAACGAAGTTGACCTATTAAACAAAATACATCTCTTCAAAGACTTCATCAAGACGTATCCTAACCACATAGCCATTGCCTTGGAGACGTCTAGTTCCAGTGCCAAAGAGAAAAGTGTTCTGTTAAAAGAGACAAGAGAAACCTTAGCTAAAATACGTCTCTGGTTACGGCAAAATATCAACCAAAACACTGCAGAACAGATTCAGCTACTTGTCTCGATTCCTGAGAAAACTGAGGACTTGAGCGCCTTTGCCCAGTTGCAAGATCTCGACGGCCTTTTTGCTAGGGGCATTTCCTCGCCTTTCGAAGTGATTAAGTTGGTTAGTGCTTCCAAATACTGGACAAAACAATTATGGAAGAAATATCTGAGCATTAAAAGAAGTACGGCTCTTATAAGTAATGTAAGACATAAGCATTTCAAGTCAAAGGTCTTTACTCAGTGTCGTTGCCCGAAGAGATATATTTCTATGCTGTAA